In Dehalogenimonas etheniformans, one genomic interval encodes:
- a CDS encoding cation-translocating P-type ATPase, translating to MTGIRQYNGLSTAEAQARISEYGLNQFSKPARISFLEIAREEITEPLILLLLAVGFFYSIWGKLEDALTIFAIILILVLVEIWNEYRAKKAISALSTVAAPTSKVVRDGAVVEVATELLVPGDLQVLSSGTRIGGDGKVVASYGIQIDESSLTGESVPIEINPGDEACAGTMVIYGEGQLQIQSTGRNTRLGKISAFAQKIKEPKTPLQLAMKTLAKNLVWIALFFSLIIPILGLLRGQDLQQMILTGLALSFATIPEEGPIIVTLILGLGAYQLSKKNFLVKRTRAAEVLGSATIILTDKTGTITKSRMQVVAVFPQSAEQQIIATAFRALTVMSLSPTDKAILEKAKELNSANPPGELVRQRPFGDGRKTKSVIRRSNGQYELIVLGAPEEVLDTSRQSPQEARAVLAGEAGRGRRIIGLASKTISGSDLDLSWPELERDLDFLGLISLEDPPRPGVKDTIERAAKAGIRTIMVTGDHPETAAFIAKKVGIESGRIMTGTDLGTIDDPELRQAVKNVSVFARTTPEDKYRLVNALQANDEIVAVTGDGINDTLALKAANIGIAMGIRGTDAAKEAADAVLADDNYVTITTGIFEGRKFFDNLRKGFRYYLSAKTALVLVFLLPVLVNIPFPFAPIQIIVLELFMDLAASSAFVAEPGEPTIYTRPPRDPKKKLFDRQLVWQIAVSGLSLFAAVMASYLLALRMDLPVAETRTFAFSAWIMGHIFLAFVSRSDDVPLTRIGFLTNRIMVIWGVAAIAFLLLAIAVPAVNSQLKLGHISLGNLAIVTLISFVAIFWREIIKYRRRN from the coding sequence ATGACGGGCATTCGCCAATACAATGGCTTGTCTACTGCTGAAGCCCAGGCACGAATCAGCGAGTATGGGTTAAACCAATTCTCGAAACCTGCCCGTATCAGCTTCCTTGAGATCGCCAGGGAGGAAATTACCGAACCGCTAATTCTCCTACTCCTCGCTGTCGGATTTTTTTATTCCATCTGGGGCAAACTGGAAGACGCCCTGACTATCTTCGCCATCATCCTCATCCTTGTATTGGTTGAGATCTGGAACGAATACCGGGCCAAGAAAGCGATTTCAGCTCTATCGACAGTTGCGGCACCCACCTCAAAGGTGGTCAGGGACGGAGCGGTGGTTGAAGTCGCAACGGAGCTACTGGTTCCCGGTGATCTCCAGGTATTGAGTTCGGGTACCCGAATCGGCGGAGACGGAAAGGTTGTGGCGTCGTACGGGATCCAGATTGACGAGTCATCGCTTACCGGGGAATCGGTACCGATCGAGATAAATCCAGGAGATGAAGCTTGTGCCGGCACCATGGTGATCTACGGCGAAGGCCAGCTCCAGATCCAGTCGACCGGCAGAAACACCAGACTGGGCAAAATTTCGGCGTTTGCTCAGAAAATCAAAGAACCGAAAACCCCTCTTCAGCTTGCCATGAAGACGCTGGCCAAGAATCTGGTCTGGATCGCTCTTTTTTTCAGCCTCATAATCCCCATATTAGGCCTGCTCAGAGGGCAAGATTTGCAGCAGATGATTCTCACCGGCCTGGCGTTGTCATTTGCAACAATTCCAGAGGAAGGTCCCATCATCGTCACCCTCATTCTTGGCCTCGGTGCATATCAGTTATCAAAGAAAAATTTCCTGGTCAAAAGAACGCGTGCCGCCGAGGTGCTCGGGAGTGCCACGATAATCCTGACAGACAAAACCGGCACAATAACCAAGAGCCGGATGCAGGTCGTCGCCGTATTCCCCCAATCCGCAGAACAGCAGATCATCGCCACCGCCTTCCGTGCCCTGACGGTGATGTCCTTATCCCCCACCGACAAAGCGATCCTGGAAAAGGCCAAGGAATTGAACTCCGCCAACCCACCCGGTGAACTGGTCAGGCAGCGGCCATTCGGCGACGGCCGGAAGACGAAATCGGTGATTCGACGGTCCAACGGTCAATATGAACTGATAGTTCTGGGAGCGCCGGAGGAAGTACTCGATACCAGCCGTCAAAGCCCGCAAGAAGCCAGGGCAGTCCTGGCGGGAGAAGCAGGGCGAGGCAGGCGGATCATCGGCCTGGCGAGCAAAACCATATCCGGTTCGGATCTTGATCTCTCCTGGCCTGAACTCGAACGCGACCTGGATTTCCTGGGCCTGATTTCGCTCGAAGATCCGCCCCGGCCCGGGGTTAAAGACACCATCGAACGAGCCGCCAAGGCAGGCATACGCACGATCATGGTCACCGGCGATCACCCGGAAACGGCGGCGTTCATCGCCAAAAAAGTCGGTATCGAATCCGGACGGATTATGACCGGGACTGATCTGGGGACCATCGACGATCCGGAATTACGTCAGGCGGTTAAAAATGTTTCAGTTTTTGCCCGGACTACTCCGGAAGACAAGTACCGCTTGGTAAATGCACTTCAGGCAAACGATGAAATCGTGGCCGTGACCGGTGATGGCATCAACGACACCCTGGCCCTTAAGGCGGCGAATATCGGTATCGCCATGGGGATCCGGGGCACCGATGCCGCCAAAGAGGCAGCAGACGCCGTCCTGGCCGATGACAACTATGTGACGATCACGACCGGTATTTTCGAAGGTCGGAAGTTTTTCGACAACCTGAGAAAAGGCTTCAGATATTATCTTTCAGCTAAAACCGCGCTGGTACTGGTTTTTCTCCTGCCCGTTTTGGTAAATATTCCGTTCCCGTTTGCCCCGATACAGATTATTGTGCTCGAACTATTCATGGACCTTGCGGCGTCATCGGCTTTTGTCGCTGAACCTGGCGAACCGACCATTTACACCAGGCCGCCGCGAGACCCAAAAAAGAAACTGTTCGACAGGCAATTAGTATGGCAGATCGCCGTGTCCGGACTGAGCCTCTTTGCGGCGGTAATGGCGTCTTATTTGTTGGCGCTCAGGATGGATTTACCAGTTGCCGAAACCAGGACATTCGCTTTTTCAGCCTGGATCATGGGTCACATTTTCTTAGCCTTTGTTTCGAGATCCGATGACGTGCCTCTCACCAGGATAGGCTTTCTGACTAACCGCATTATGGTAATCTGGGGAGTGGCGGCAATCGCATTCCTGCTGCTGGCGATCGCAGTTCCCGCGGTAAATTCCCAGTTGAAGCTGGGGCACATTTCTCTGGGCAATCTGGCAATCGTAACCTTGATTTCGTTTGTGGCGATATTTTGGAGAGAAATCATCAAGTATCGGCGTAGAAACTAA
- a CDS encoding bifunctional phosphoglucose/phosphomannose isomerase: MNEVMLDDEATYAKYDPSGMGKRIRELPTIILDAWQAAINFELPDDYKGVNKVLILGMGGSAIGGDIVRRLLLYEAKAPITVLREYNLPGWVDERTLVIASSYSGGTEETLSAFNQALATPAKKLVITTGGKLLDIARENGVPAFVFKYDAQPRAAIAWGVFPLLNFITRLGLAPDKTAEVAEAALVTEQFARKIEPSKALPVNQAKEMAYTFYGRIPVIYGSDLAVEVAYRWQTQLNENAKQWAFAQAMPELNHNAVVGYQFPADLVPKMQVVMLRSNHLYERNIKRYQVTAELLARAGARVTFTEGRGIAPLAQMMTLILMGDYTSYYLAMLNEVDPTPVEVITYLKGRLAESA; this comes from the coding sequence ATGAACGAAGTAATGCTCGATGATGAAGCCACTTACGCTAAGTACGACCCCTCCGGCATGGGCAAACGCATCCGTGAACTGCCCACCATAATCCTTGACGCCTGGCAGGCGGCTATCAACTTCGAGCTGCCGGACGACTACAAAGGCGTAAACAAAGTCCTCATCCTTGGCATGGGCGGATCGGCCATCGGCGGCGACATCGTGCGACGCCTGCTGCTATACGAGGCCAAGGCGCCGATCACCGTCCTCCGGGAATATAATTTACCCGGCTGGGTTGATGAGCGTACGCTAGTTATCGCCTCCAGCTACTCCGGCGGCACCGAGGAAACCCTTTCGGCCTTCAACCAGGCGCTGGCTACACCAGCCAAGAAACTGGTGATCACGACCGGTGGTAAGTTGTTGGACATCGCCCGGGAAAATGGCGTGCCGGCCTTCGTGTTCAAGTATGACGCCCAGCCCCGCGCCGCCATCGCCTGGGGCGTTTTCCCGCTGCTCAATTTCATCACCCGATTGGGACTGGCGCCCGATAAAACGGCCGAGGTCGCCGAGGCCGCCCTGGTCACCGAACAGTTCGCCCGCAAGATCGAGCCCTCTAAAGCCTTGCCGGTTAACCAGGCCAAGGAAATGGCATACACATTCTATGGCCGGATCCCCGTCATTTACGGTTCGGATCTTGCCGTAGAGGTCGCCTACCGCTGGCAAACCCAGTTGAATGAGAACGCCAAGCAGTGGGCGTTCGCCCAGGCAATGCCGGAACTCAATCACAATGCCGTCGTTGGGTACCAGTTTCCGGCCGACCTTGTCCCCAAAATGCAGGTGGTCATGCTGCGCTCCAATCACCTCTACGAGCGCAACATCAAGCGCTACCAGGTAACCGCCGAACTTCTAGCCCGCGCCGGCGCCCGGGTGACCTTCACCGAGGGGCGCGGCATCGCCCCGTTGGCCCAGATGATGACCCTGATTCTCATGGGAGACTATACAAGCTACTACCTGGCGATGCTAAACGAGGTCGATCCCACGCCGGTCGAGGTGATCACCTATCTGAAGGGACGGCTGGCAGAGAGCGCGTAA